The Hyalangium ruber genome includes the window AGGGCGCCAAGACGCAGATCACCCAGATGGCCGAGGAGAAGAAGGTCATCAAGCTCCAGGAGGGCATCAGCGTGTCCGACCTGGGTCAGCGCATGGGTATCCGCACCGCGGACATCATCAAGAAGCTGATGGGTCTGGGGAAGATGGCCACCGCCAACCAGATGGTGGACGCGGACACCGCGGAGCTCATCGCCACCGACTACGGCTGGAAGGTGGACCGGGTGGGCTTCGAGGTGGAGGACTACCTGCCCGAGGTGGAGCTGAAGCCCGAGGACGAGCGCACCCGTCCGCCGGTCGTCACCGTCATGGGCCACGTCGACCACGGAAAGACGAGCCTGCTGGACGCCATCCGCTCGGCCAACGTGGCCTCGGGCGAGGCGGGCGGCATTACGCAGCACATCGGCGCCTACAGCGTCACCACCAAGCGCGGTGACCTGACGTTCCTGGACACCCCGGGCCACGAGGCCTTCACGTCCATGCGCGCTCGCGGCGCCAACGTGACGGACATCGTCATCCTGGTGGTGGCCGCGGACGACGGCGTGATGCCTCAGACGATCGAGGCCATCAAGCACGCCAAGGCCGCCGAGGTCCCCATCGTCGTCGCCATCAACAAGATGGACGTGCCGGGCGCCAACCCGGACCGCGTGAAGAAGGACCTGGCCAGCCACGAGCTGGTGCCCGAGGAGTGGGGCGGCGAGACCATCATGGTCCCCGTCTCCGCCAAGCAGAAGATGGGCTTGGACCTGCTGCTGGAGAACGTCGTGCTGCAGGCCGAGGTGCTCGAGCTGACGAGCAACCCGGCTCGTCCGGCGGTGGGCGCCATCATCGAGGCCAAGCTGGATCGCGGTCGTGGCCCCGTGGCCACCGTGCTGGTGCAGGAGGGCACGCTGCGGTTGGGCGATGCCATCGTCACTGGCACCCACTACGGGCGCGTTCGCGCGATGAACAACAGCCGCGGCGAGATGGTGAAGGAAGTGCTGCCGGGCTACTGCGCGGAGGTCATCGGCCTGTCGGGCGTGCCCACCGCGGGTGACGCCATCAACGTGGTGGCGGACGAGAAGGCGGCCAAGCAGATCGGCGATCACCGCGGCATGAAGGAGCGTCAGGCGGACCTCAGCAAGGTCAGCCGCGAGACGCTGGATCAGCTCTTCGCCAAGACGAAGGCGGGCGGCGGTCCCAAGGAGCTGCGCGTCGTCATCAAGGCGGACGTGCAGGGCTCGGCCGAGGCCGTCAAGCAGGCGGTGCAGAAGCTGGCCACCCACAAGGTCAAGGTGGAGGTCATCCACACCGGCGTGGGTGCCATCACCGAGTCGGACGTGATGCGCGCGGCTGCTTCCAAGGGCCTGGTGCTGGGCTTCAACGTGAAGCCGGAGTCGGGCGCGGAGTCGGCGGCCAAGGCTCAGGACGTCACGCTGCAGGGCTACAGCATCATCTACGAGCTCATCGACGGTGTGCGCACGGCCATGGAGGAGCTGCTGGAGCCCATCCGCACCGAGCGCAAGCTGGGTCGCGCGGAGGTCCGCAACACCTTCAACGTGCCGAAGCTGGGCACCATCGCCGGTGCGGCGGTGCTGGAGGGTGTCATCCGCCGCGGCGCCTTCGTGCGCCTCATGCGCGAGAACAAGCAGCTGTTCTCCGGAAAAATGGCGTCGCTCAAGCGCTTCAAGGACGACGTCAAGGAAGTGGCGCAGGGCTTCGAGTGCGGTATCGGCATCGAGAACTACAACGACCTCAAGCAGGGCGACATCATCGAGGCCTACGAGATCGAGGAGACGCGCCAGAGCCTGACGTAAGCCCATCGTCGCCTTCGGCGCAGTTCACCGTTGGCCCCGGCGGCTGGCCCAAGTGCCGCCGCCGGGCAGAGGGCCCGTCATGTTCGTGTG containing:
- the infB gene encoding translation initiation factor IF-2; this encodes MSKKRVHEIAKELKNHGIELDNKEVVTELAALGYDVKSHSSSLDDDQATAAVQKILDKRKPKQAAPPVTAKGFVVRRKVGPPAGATSEQAPEAASEASQAAQPEPEVEAPRVAAQPEPEPEVEAPRAAAQPEPVAEAPKAPAQPEPATTEAPRAAAQPEPVAEAPKAPAQPEPATTEAPRAAAQPEPVAEAPKAPAQPQPAVEAPRAAVQPPVSTPPRSPVQERSSLPTTPPRTPVPPTVRTPGTQATVISRPAPGMSGRPGGPSQGGRPGGPGGRPGAPMHGGRPGGPGQQHRPGGPGQYRSSGGPGSGPVRPTSSPGIGGGAQASASPTQPGQPPVMVGGVPHAPVSQEQRQMRPTATQAVVISRPLIQVRRVTPTTSAQKQYPMAPGKKAIGEVREFKVVPDHAGRGRELVDVSKNKDKAPRKRGGPNDTSISKQELTDLVWGRVNIPVRGKKKKPTKKGAKTQITQMAEEKKVIKLQEGISVSDLGQRMGIRTADIIKKLMGLGKMATANQMVDADTAELIATDYGWKVDRVGFEVEDYLPEVELKPEDERTRPPVVTVMGHVDHGKTSLLDAIRSANVASGEAGGITQHIGAYSVTTKRGDLTFLDTPGHEAFTSMRARGANVTDIVILVVAADDGVMPQTIEAIKHAKAAEVPIVVAINKMDVPGANPDRVKKDLASHELVPEEWGGETIMVPVSAKQKMGLDLLLENVVLQAEVLELTSNPARPAVGAIIEAKLDRGRGPVATVLVQEGTLRLGDAIVTGTHYGRVRAMNNSRGEMVKEVLPGYCAEVIGLSGVPTAGDAINVVADEKAAKQIGDHRGMKERQADLSKVSRETLDQLFAKTKAGGGPKELRVVIKADVQGSAEAVKQAVQKLATHKVKVEVIHTGVGAITESDVMRAAASKGLVLGFNVKPESGAESAAKAQDVTLQGYSIIYELIDGVRTAMEELLEPIRTERKLGRAEVRNTFNVPKLGTIAGAAVLEGVIRRGAFVRLMRENKQLFSGKMASLKRFKDDVKEVAQGFECGIGIENYNDLKQGDIIEAYEIEETRQSLT